A genome region from Anopheles stephensi strain Indian chromosome 2, UCI_ANSTEP_V1.0, whole genome shotgun sequence includes the following:
- the LOC118507250 gene encoding GPI mannosyltransferase 4 — MQFKTIKPKDPSLVSYFILSFLRIVLVFVPQLGYIHPDEFFQSVEVVAGDEYGLEVTRTWEFNTTYPIRSMAITYFGLKIPFSLLRFVSMYTNYYLGINLRGSYITLVFPRLLMVALSFVNDWSLYRICRSYGLQYQFRLLTLASSYVMLVYATHTFSNSIEMALCSLLLYIVSDCMIHSNTVIYQREFLEEKYRKAQRTVEKVRFYKLKMSLPSHSLNKCVLMATLCVAGVFNRPTFILFGMPLVFHWLLRGMGTKTVSFTDFNLRIMIFVLSAIPSLILFIVIDSIYYGYLTMAEIELQDIGINNFVVTPVNFIRYNIIAENTAQHGVHPFYTHVLVNVPLLYNVLGVLAIFSLIFMIYRFATNDYTSLPRAQSFVGLMLSAIFFPIISLSLINHQEARFLIPITVPLVLLHAPKLKVGLSANYPFKTPSRLKDFLYHNLLCPAVSPKYLLKIWYTANVILTLFYGFLHQGGVYQLAEYFSRQVDVRSSNVHIHLVTSHIYSVPQCFVGLPSTETLLVNPDNGQKYRRTKQFFLYEYGSLDLDQLYRKLKLLVDVCEMRAISANQRYRLYLAIPSSLSEQLNDIFQNRTAALIKHSQVRVFYPHLSIEAMPKVFGQHPCGINTDVDELDDTCPIYALEDEQNPFSVGRMLKQFSSVAHQFGLILYRIEVRRIK, encoded by the exons ATGCAATTTAAAACGATCAAACCAAAGGATCCATCGTTAGTGTCTTACTTTATACTATCGTTTCTAAGAATTGTGCTTGTGTTCGTGCCGCAGCTCGGTTACATCCATCCGGATGAGTTTTTCCAATCGGTCGAGGTTGTCGCAG GAGATGAATATGGGTTGGAGGTGACACGTACGTGGGAATTCAACACCACCTACCCGATCCGTTCGATGGCTATCACGTACTTCGGCCTGAAAATTCCCTTCTCACTGCTCCGGTTTGTGTCAATGTACACAAACTATTATCTTGGCATTAATTTACGTGGCAGCTACATTACGCTGGTGTTTCCTCGGTTGCTCATGGTGGCACTGTCGTTCGTGAACGATTGGAGTTTGTATCGGATTTGTCGCTCGTACGGTCTACAGTACCAGTTCCGGTTGCTTACCCTGGCCAGCTCGTACGTGATGCTGGTGTACGCAACGCACACCTTTTCCAACTCGATCGAAATGGCGCTGTgttcgctgctgctgtacaTTGTGAGCGATTGTATGATTCATTCCAATACGGTTATTTATCAGCGCGAATTCCTTGAGGAAAAATATCGCAAAGCACAGCGTACGGTGGAAAAGGTACGCTTCTACAAGCTAAAGATGTCCCTGCCATCGCATTCGCTCAACAAATGCGTACTGATGGCGACACTGTGCGTGGCGGGCGTCTTCAACCGGCCCACCTTTATCCTGTTCGGTATGCCACTCGTATTCCACTGGCTGCTACGGGGCATGGGCACCAAAACCGTATCGTTTACCGATTTCAATCTGCGCATTATGATTTTCGTCCTGTCGGCGATCCCGTCGCTGATACTGTTCATCGTAATCGATTCCATCTACTACGGGTATCTGACGATGGCCGAAATCGAGCTGCAAGACATAGGCATTAACAACTTTGTCGTCACGCCGGTCAACTTCATACGGTACAACATCATAGCGGAAAATACCGCCCAGCATGGCGTTCATCCGTTTTACACACACGTGCTCGTCAACGTTCCCCTGCTGTACAATGTGCTCGGGGTGCTAGCCATATTTTCGCTCATCTTCATGATTTACCG cTTCGCTACCAATGATTACACTAGCCTTCCGCGAGCTCAATCCTTCGTAGGACTTATGCTATCGGCAATATTCTTCCCCATCATAAGCCTCTCGCTCATCAACCACCAAGAGGCACGCTTTTTAATTCCCATCACCGTGCCAttggtgctgctgcacgcACCCAAGCTTAAAGTAGGACTGTCCGCAAACTATCCTTTCAAAACACCGTCCCGGTTAAAGGACTTCCTCTATCACAATCTGCTCTGTCCAGCCGTTAGTCCAAAGTATCTGCTAAAAATCTGGTACACAGCTAACGTGATTTTGACGCTGTTCTACGGCTTCCTGCACCAGGGCGGTGTGTACCAGCTGGCCGAGTACTTTAGCCGCCAGGTCGATGTACGTTCGTCGAACGTACACATCCATCTCGTTACCAGCCACATCTACAGTGTGCCCCAGTGCTTTGTCGGGCTGCCTAGCACCGAAACGTTGCTCGTCAATCCCGACAACGGGCAAAAGTATCGTCGTACAAAGCAATTTTTCCTGTACGAGTATGGTTCGCTCGATCTGGATCAGCTCTACCGCAAGCTAAAGCTGCTGGTCGATGTGTGTGAGATGCGTGCGATCAGCGCTAACCAGCGGTACCGGCTGTACCTTGCCATCCCGTCCAGCTTGTCCGAGCAGTTGAACGACATCTTCCAGAATCGAACCGCAGCCCTTATCAAGCACAGTCAGGTGCGCGTCTTTTACCCACATCTGTCGATCGAAGCAATGCCGAAAGTGTTCGGCCAGCATCCGTGCGGCATCAATACCGATGTGGACGAGCTGGACGATACCTGTCCCATTTATGCGCTGGAGGACGAACAGAATCCGTTCAGTGTTGGGCGAATGTTGAAACAGTTTTCCTCGGTGGCGCATCAGTTCGGGCTGATCCTGTATCGGATCGAGGTGCGGCGCATCAAATAA
- the LOC118507254 gene encoding esterase E4-like produces the protein MTTKTIAEVTKGSTRTGPLISCQLPAEWCAPLPGLGTVSPVQMHVKWASIGLLSVCLVLLLSDRVSSQQNSPIVVIDGLGTVQGTRGRTAWTDREIFKFYNIRYAEAPSGQQRFRNPVPVKPWSGVFNAVFPGKPCPQVGLNITNDSAAEDCLTLSVYTQNITANRPVMVFIHGGAFVVGAASYYEPDYLLEKDIVLVSIQYRLGPLGFLSTGTANIPGNMAMLDMIMALEWVSSYIRFFGGDSTSVTIFGESAGGAAVSALLYSPIVRDDLFHRAIVQSGSIFSPWATCRSPKEGALDIARRVNCDRPVETMEDCLRSVPALRLMEAYEDHKNMQFNLTGYPDVSGACIVIGEASPFMPKHPKTLSRSAFRNVELMAGTTSQEGLMFWEGVYRYGLSYKPETIQSSWDLLQLIDTINERFGANSNDGSHTWHQIFSTFLSSELDRANFTELLPGLVDICGNLAIKAPVLQDVTRFAHANAGKVYLYSFDYSGTPSMYNFSAGDEFNYPYRNNSFHAEDLFYLFPLGQRLDQRDTEVAKTMVNLWTSFAISGRPAAAALKHIWNPVSHFHGPYVKINQECEEFQNYFNEFSASTDKARNQRSTGTELQLSRVAIVLALLYSVIKHVVQ, from the exons ATGACCACGAAAACGATCGCCGAGGTTACAAAAGGGTCCACCAGAACGGGGCCATTGATTAGTTGTCAATTACCTGCCGAATGGTGTGCACCACTCCCGGGGCTCGGTACAGTTTCGCCAGTACAAATGCATGTGAAGTGGGCTTCTATCGGTTTGTTATCGGTGTGTCTGGTGCTTTTGCTCAGTGACCGTGTTAGCAGTCAGCAGAACTCACCGATCGTAGTGATTGATGGTCTCGGCACGGTACAAGGAACAAGGGGCCGTACGGCGTGGACTGATCGTGAAATTTTCAAGTTTTATAACATCCGATATGCGGAAGCACCTAGCGGGCAGCAGCGCTTTCGCAATCCAGTGCCTGTGAAGCCGTGGAGCGGTGTGTTCAATGCAGTTTTCCCCGGGAAACCATGCCCGCAGGTTGGATTGAACATAACCAATGATTCGGCTGCCGAAGATTGTCTCACACTGTCGGTGTATACGCAAAAT ATAACTGCCAACCGTCCTGTGATGGTGTTCATCCACGGCGGTGCATTCGTGGTGGGAGCCGCTTCCTACTACGAACCAGACTACCTTCTCGAAAAGGACATCGTGCTAGTGTCAATTCAGTACCGCCTGGGACCGTTGGGTTTCCTGTCAACCGGTACAGCAAACATTCCTGGTAACATGGCCATGCTGGATATGATCATGGCCCTCGAGTGGGTATCGAGTTATATACGCTTTTTCGGCGGTGACAGTACCTCGGTTACCATATTCGGAGAGTCGGCGGGTGGTGCTGCAGTTTCCGCGTTGCTCTACAGCCCAATCGTGCGAGACGACCTGTTCCACCGTGCCATCGTACAGTCTGGGTCGATATTTTCACCCTGGGCGACATGCAGATCTCCCAAGGAGGGAGCACTTGACATTGCACGACGCGTAAACTGTGATCGACCCGTCGAAACTATGGAGGATTGTTTGCGCTCCGTGCCAGCGCTAAGGCTGATGGAAGCGTACGAGGATCATAAG AACATGCAATTCAACCTCACCGGTTATCCGGACGTTTCCGGAGCATGCATTGTAATCGGCGAAGCATCACCATTCATGCCGAAACATCCGAAAACACTGTCACGCAGTGCATTCCGGAATGTGGAGCTGATGGCTGGAACTACCTCGCAGGAAGGGCTCATGTTTTGGGAAGGTGTGTACCGCTACGGGCTGTCCTACAAACCGGAAACCATTCAATCCTCGTGGGACCTTCTGCAGCTTATCGATACCATCAATGAGCGGTTTGGAGCCAACTCGAACGATGGATCTCACACGTGGCATCAAATTTTCAGCACCTTCCTCAGCAGTGAGCTTGATCGTGCCAACTTCACCGAGCTTCTGCCCGGACTGGTGGAC ATCTGTGGTAATCTAGCCATTAAAGCACCGGTGCTGCAGGATGTGACACGATTCGCGCATGCCAACGCTGGCAAGGTTTATCTGTACAGCTTCGACTACAGTGGAACTCCGTCGATGTACAACTTTTCCGCCGGCGATGAGTTCAACTATCCTTACCGCAATAATTCGTTTCACGCGGAAGATCTGTTCTACCTGTTTCCACTCGGTCAGCGGCTCGATCAGCGTGATACGGAGGTTGCTAAAACGATGGTCAACCTGTGGACTTCGTTTGCAATAAGTGGACGCCCGGCGGCAGCTGCCTTGAAACATATCTGGAATCCCGTTTCCC aTTTTCACGGACCGTATGTGAAAATCAATCAAGAGTGTGAGGAATTCCAAAACTATTTCAATGAATTCTCTGCCTCTACCGACAAGGCTAGGAACCAGCGATCTACAGGAACTGAGCTACAGCTTTCACGAGTAGCTATCGTTCTGGCGTTGCTTTACAGTGTAATTAAACACGTTGTACAATAA
- the LOC118507261 gene encoding esterase E4-like: MTCVENAHKRSESFRRTLIVLTITSVIGAAIAQNDQSPVVNIQGLGSVMGIMGKTAWTSRPIYKFFNIKYAEAPVGEQRFRAPVSVLPWSGVKDVTAPGRGCPQSRTLSAEDPDAEDCLTLSVYSNDLLANRPVMLYIHGGAFVLGSAERFGPEYLLEKDIVLVVIQYRLGTLGFLSTGTERIPGNAAMYDVMESLEWVSRHIRHFGGNPQDVTIFGESAGGHAVSAMLHSPRVREGLFHRAIIQSGTVFMPWVICQDPTEGAYDIARIIGCPMTTPTEIDNCLKQASVRDLVQAQDQHKKNEFSSPGYPKVAGACITVGGPSGAQSLMPVHPKESTYFRDVPIIFGMNSQEGLIFFNEYFQYALNSQQIEFKDHWDFLEFVKTVNVKFGSSAFVDAVVGYELLSKATWEEMSRANFSELVPVLIDIAGNLALKYGSVEEANRFANAHPGQVYLYNFDYVGPPSPMTPGFPYDVPNSVGHGDELKFLFPMSNVLNEEHTQMAKIMVDLWTSFAMTGVPVASNVIQWPTVSRPYGPYLRLVNPPERKEYFVHELTNTVVKARESNAGIQMQFSLLSIFLTLLVAVIR; the protein is encoded by the exons GACTTCGAGACCCATCTACAAGTTCTTCAACATCAAGTATGCAGAGGCACCAGTTGGAGAACAGCGCTTCCGTGCTCCAGTCAGTGTACTACCCTGGTCCGGAGTGAAGGACGTTACCGCTCCTGGACGAGGATGCCCACAGTCTCGAACCCTCTCTGCCGAAGACCCAGACGCCGAGGATTGTCTGACGCTCTCCGTCTATTCCAACGAT CTTCTGGCTAACCGTCCTGTCATGCTCTATATTCACGGAGGTGCCTTCGTACTCGGTTCGGCAGAGCGTTTCGGACCGGAATATTTGCTCGAGAAAGACATCGTCCTTGTCGTTATTCAGTACCGTTTGGGTACGCTCGGATTTCTCTCCACGGGTACCGAGCGCATCCCCGGTAATGCCGCCATGTACGATGTGATGGAATCTCTTGAGTGGGTATCTCGTCACATCCGTCACTTTGGTGGAAACCCACAGGACGTTACGATCTTCGGTGAGTCCGCTGGAGGTCATGCAGTATCCGCAATGTTACACAGTCCTCGAGTTCGTGAGGGTCTGTTCCATCGCGCCATCATCCAGTCCGGAACTGTGTTCATGCCGTGGGTTATCTGTCAAGATCCTACCGAGGGAGCCTACGACATCGCTAGAATCATTGGATGTCCCATGACTACTCCTACCGAGATCGATAACTGCCTCAAACAGGCATCTGTTCGGGACCTCGTTCAAGCGCAAGACCAACACAAG AAAAATGAGTTCAGCTCCCCGGGATACCCGAAGGTCGCCGGAGCTTGCATCACCGTCGGTGGACCTTCCGGAGCCCAAAGTTTAATGCCCGTACACCCCAAGGAGTCTACCTACTTCCGAGACGTTCCGATCATCTTCGGTATGAACTCTCAGGAGGGTCTCATCTTCTTCAACGAATATTTCCAATATGCCCTCAACTCGCaacaaattgaattcaaaGATCATTGGGACTTCCTGGAGTTTGTAAAAACGGTCAATGTGAAATTCGGATCGTCCGCCTTCGTCGATGCAGTCGTCGGTTATGAGCTCTTGAGCAAAGCCACCTGGGAGGAGATGAGCCGTGCCAACTTCTCGGAACTTGTTCCAGTACTCATTGAT ATTGCCGGAAACTTGGCCCTCAAGTATGGATCAGTAGAAGAGGCCAACCGATTCGCTAATGCACATCCCGGACAAGTGTACCTCTACAACTTCGATTATGTTGGACCACCGTCTCCTATGACGCCCGGTTTTCCATATGATGTCCCGAACAGCGTCGGTCATGGTGACGAGCTCAAGTTCCTGTTCCCCATGTCAAACGTCCTCAATGAAGAGCATACACAAATGGCTAAAATCATGGTCGATCTATGGACATCCTTCGCGATGACAGGAGTACCTGTGGCAAGCAACGTTATTCAATGGCCGACTGTATCGA GACCATACGGCCCCTACTTACGATTGGTGAATCCACCGGAAAGGAAAGAGTATTTTGTTCACGAGCTTACTAATACCGTAGTGAAGGCTAGAGAAAGCAATGCAGGCATTCAAATGCAGTTTTCTCTTCTATCGATCTTTCTAACACTTCTGGTTGCAGTTATTCGATGA